In Aphanothece sacrum FPU1, a single genomic region encodes these proteins:
- a CDS encoding SAM-dependent chlorinase/fluorinase yields the protein MSKISVIVFLTDFGLKDGYVEMMKGAIAKINLHLSINECLSLLSHRNRISCHAFN from the coding sequence ATGTCTAAAATCAGTGTGATCGTCTTCCTGACTGATTTTGGCTTAAAAGACGGTTACGTGGAAATGATGAAAGGGGCGATCGCCAAAATTAACCTCCACTTAAGTATTAATGAATGCCTATCCTTACTTTCCCATAGGAACCGTATAAGCTGTCACGCATTTAATTGA
- the pirA gene encoding arginine synthesis PII-interacting regulator PirA yields MNIINSENIAHAAQIHRESLRKSLKHRLEVARASGNEKLVHQLEVEANYLRLS; encoded by the coding sequence ATGAACATAATTAACTCAGAAAATATTGCTCACGCTGCCCAAATTCATCGAGAAAGCTTACGAAAAAGCTTAAAACACCGTCTAGAAGTCGCTAGAGCATCGGGTAACGAGAAATTAGTACATCAACTTGAAGTTGAGGCTAATTATTTACGTCTTAGTTAA
- a CDS encoding type II toxin-antitoxin system VapC family toxin, whose product MIIVDTGFWLALIDQKDNYHQIATQALKQYNEPLITTWPVITETCHLLLKRKGSNSQILFINNLDQGLFTIFDLTTNSTSRIAQLMKQYENLPMDLADASLVILAEHLGHGRIFSVDQRDFNTYRWKQNLPFENLLSTI is encoded by the coding sequence ATGATCATTGTTGATACAGGATTTTGGTTAGCATTGATTGATCAAAAAGACAATTATCACCAAATTGCCACACAAGCGTTAAAACAATACAATGAACCTTTAATTACAACCTGGCCTGTTATCACAGAAACTTGTCATCTTTTATTGAAACGTAAAGGAAGTAATTCTCAAATTCTTTTTATTAATAATCTTGATCAAGGATTATTTACAATTTTCGACTTAACAACTAATTCTACATCTCGTATTGCGCAACTGATGAAACAATATGAAAACCTTCCAATGGATTTAGCTGATGCTTCCTTAGTTATTTTAGCTGAACATTTAGGACATGGCCGCATTTTTTCGGTAGATCAACGAGATTTTAATACTTATCGCTGGAAACAAAACTTGCCTTTTGAGAATCTGCTAAGTACAATATAA
- a CDS encoding TIGR04255 family protein encodes MNTITFNKLPIFEIIFGVEFETISFSSAYLGLYWETIKDRFPETEDQSGNFEDETSLFGNSVSVVSFANFESDRLIKFSNSSFLYSYIRPNDDNNIDFKDILQEFIDEWHNFKSWYSKLYLDDEPLLLNLKSYNFNFVCLIDKDLEWSTPKDNPKIFKFINNIEELDNELELFDFKLMLRLPNSLGVVHISSEQRIRLEDESMVKFLILSSKSMEEFIYDDDDFNLSDWLTSIYEYNLEYLMKLTTEKLQEKWR; translated from the coding sequence ATGAATACGATCACGTTTAACAAGTTACCAATATTTGAGATTATTTTTGGGGTAGAATTTGAGACAATCAGTTTTTCTTCAGCTTATCTTGGGTTATATTGGGAAACCATTAAAGATAGATTTCCTGAAACGGAAGATCAATCTGGTAATTTTGAAGATGAAACTTCTTTATTTGGCAATAGTGTCAGTGTAGTTTCGTTTGCTAATTTTGAATCTGATCGGTTAATTAAATTTAGTAATAGTAGCTTTCTTTATAGTTACATTAGACCAAATGATGACAATAATATTGACTTTAAGGATATTTTACAAGAATTTATTGATGAATGGCATAATTTTAAATCTTGGTATTCAAAATTATATTTAGATGACGAACCATTACTATTGAACTTAAAAAGTTACAATTTTAATTTTGTGTGTTTAATTGATAAAGATTTAGAATGGTCTACTCCTAAAGATAATCCTAAGATTTTTAAATTCATTAATAATATTGAAGAATTAGATAATGAATTAGAATTATTTGATTTTAAATTAATGTTGAGATTGCCGAATTCTTTAGGAGTTGTCCATATATCTTCTGAGCAAAGAATAAGATTAGAAGATGAATCTATGGTAAAATTTTTAATTTTATCATCTAAGAGTATGGAAGAATTTATTTATGATGATGATGATTTTAATCTCAGTGATTGGTTAACCTCTATTTATGAGTATAACCTTGAATATTTGATGAAATTAACCACAGAAAAATTACAGGAGAAATGGAGGTAA
- a CDS encoding ABC transporter ATP-binding protein codes for MKTRSSWWQILPYLWPQWPLLVKGFICILGFVLVTLCLPFLAGQVSLYMGQGKVEQVAYWLGLGTLAFFLRGIFQYGQNIFMINASLEMVLNVRNAVYAHLHRLGLDYFETTKTGDLTYRLTEDIDKVGEVVDKLSHQFVSNALQLIVIPAYMFYLNWQLTIASLILAPLMATLVSQFGEKLLILSRRSQNQISNLSALLTEIFSGIRVVKAFAAQDYEVKRFNQEAKQNRNARYRAEKLKATQYPVVGFLEAISIMSLFLIGGWQISQGNLRSEEFVSYLAAVAILLHPIDLMTSNYNEFKQAEASVDRIFELMAEQPTVIEKDNALTLPHVTGKVEYSQVSFAYKPDQPVLRNLSLLAEPGQIIALVGSSGAGKTTLVNLLPRFYDPQDGEILIDGIDIKDVSLTSLRRQIGIVPQETTLFSGTIAQNIAYGQEELDYPAIEKAAKIANAHSFIMGFSQGYHTWVGERGVNLSGGQKQRIAIARAVLLNPRIMILDEATSALDSESEALVQEALERVMENRTVFVIAHRLSTVRRADCILVLEKGQVVESGTHHELLEKEGRYAQFYKQQYTKGSEEF; via the coding sequence ATGAAAACTCGTTCTAGTTGGTGGCAAATATTGCCTTATTTGTGGCCACAATGGCCCTTATTAGTTAAAGGATTTATCTGTATTTTAGGATTTGTCCTGGTAACATTATGTTTGCCTTTTTTAGCGGGTCAAGTCTCTTTATATATGGGACAAGGAAAGGTTGAACAAGTAGCCTATTGGTTAGGGTTAGGAACCCTCGCTTTTTTTCTTCGGGGCATTTTTCAATACGGTCAAAATATTTTTATGATCAATGCTTCTTTAGAGATGGTTTTAAATGTGCGTAACGCTGTTTATGCCCATCTTCATAGATTAGGATTAGATTATTTTGAAACTACAAAAACTGGAGATTTGACCTATCGTTTAACGGAAGATATTGACAAGGTTGGGGAAGTTGTGGATAAATTATCTCATCAATTTGTCTCTAATGCTTTGCAATTAATTGTTATTCCAGCTTATATGTTTTATCTGAACTGGCAGTTGACTATTGCTAGTTTAATTTTAGCTCCTTTAATGGCAACTTTGGTCAGTCAGTTTGGAGAAAAATTATTAATTTTATCCCGTCGCAGTCAAAATCAAATTTCTAATCTTTCTGCTTTACTAACAGAAATTTTTAGCGGTATTCGAGTTGTTAAAGCTTTCGCTGCCCAAGATTATGAGGTGAAACGGTTTAATCAAGAAGCTAAACAAAATCGTAATGCTAGATATCGGGCAGAAAAATTAAAAGCTACTCAATATCCGGTGGTGGGATTTTTAGAAGCAATTAGTATTATGTCCCTATTTTTGATTGGGGGTTGGCAAATTTCTCAAGGTAATTTAAGGTCAGAAGAATTTGTGAGTTATTTAGCCGCAGTTGCTATATTACTTCATCCTATTGATTTAATGACTAGCAATTATAATGAGTTTAAACAAGCAGAAGCATCGGTTGATCGCATTTTCGAATTAATGGCTGAACAACCCACAGTTATAGAAAAAGATAATGCTTTAACGTTGCCTCATGTTACGGGAAAAGTAGAATATTCTCAGGTTAGTTTTGCTTATAAACCAGATCAACCTGTATTAAGAAATCTTAGTTTATTAGCAGAACCTGGACAAATTATCGCTTTAGTTGGGTCTTCTGGTGCAGGAAAAACGACTTTAGTTAATTTATTACCCCGTTTTTATGATCCTCAAGATGGAGAAATATTAATTGATGGAATTGATATTAAAGATGTTAGTTTAACCAGTCTTCGTCGTCAAATTGGTATCGTTCCTCAAGAAACTACTTTATTTTCAGGAACTATTGCTCAAAATATTGCTTATGGACAAGAGGAATTAGATTATCCTGCTATTGAAAAAGCGGCAAAAATTGCTAATGCTCATTCTTTTATTATGGGCTTTTCTCAAGGTTATCATACTTGGGTCGGAGAACGGGGTGTTAACTTATCTGGAGGACAAAAACAAAGAATTGCGATCGCAAGGGCCGTGTTATTAAATCCTCGTATTATGATACTAGATGAAGCTACATCTGCTTTAGATTCTGAGTCGGAAGCTTTGGTACAAGAAGCGTTAGAAAGGGTAATGGAAAATCGGACGGTTTTTGTTATTGCTCATCGGTTAAGTACAGTACGTCGTGCTGATTGTATTTTAGTGTTAGAAAAAGGACAAGTAGTAGAGTCAGGAACTCATCATGAATTATTAGAAAAAGAAGGGCGTTATGCTCAGTTTTATAAGCAACAATACACCAAAGGTTCAGAGGAATTTTAG
- a CDS encoding lipid-A-disaccharide synthase-related protein, with the protein MPSSSKRVLFISNGHGEDNHSSYVIETLLELCPTLDVAAMPIVGEGNAYRRLNVPIIGPTQNMPSGGFSYINRFRLLTDLKAGLVGLTWEQLKAVWQYAPTCDLIMATGDTISQGFAYSTGYRYVSFISCLSALYEGNLYIGPFIGQFLRSPKCLAVITRDPYTAQDLKQQGFSKAKFGGIPSLDKLNPTGIDLQLNPNHPMIALLPGSRLPEAIRNFTLQLKLVLEIVKVMGVENIQFRAALVPKIMTELPEIATSEGWEYTEGKLTYKTDQGTAEVLFYADAFSDILHNCTLMLGMAGLAVDQGIALGKPVIQVPGEGPQFTYQFAEAQTRLIGSCAQTIGTGAATAQTLREAAQCVAKTVADKDYLAACVEQGKNRFGPPGASIRIANLLLNYLGVNHEDLAVSSDRLI; encoded by the coding sequence ATGCCTTCCTCGTCGAAACGAGTTTTATTTATTAGTAATGGTCATGGAGAGGACAACCATTCCTCTTATGTCATAGAAACCCTATTAGAATTGTGTCCTACCTTGGATGTAGCCGCTATGCCCATTGTAGGCGAAGGTAACGCCTATCGTCGGTTAAACGTTCCTATTATTGGCCCCACGCAAAATATGCCTTCTGGGGGATTTTCCTATATTAACCGTTTTCGTCTGCTAACGGATCTCAAAGCGGGTCTAGTAGGACTCACCTGGGAACAATTAAAAGCTGTTTGGCAATATGCCCCCACCTGTGACCTAATTATGGCTACAGGAGACACCATATCTCAAGGATTTGCTTATTCTACCGGATATCGTTATGTTTCCTTCATTTCTTGTCTGTCTGCCCTTTATGAAGGCAATTTATATATTGGCCCCTTTATTGGTCAATTCTTGCGATCGCCAAAATGTTTAGCAGTTATTACCAGAGATCCTTACACAGCCCAAGATTTAAAGCAACAAGGATTCTCTAAAGCCAAATTTGGCGGTATTCCTTCTCTAGATAAACTTAATCCGACAGGAATTGATTTACAACTAAATCCCAATCATCCTATGATAGCCCTGCTTCCAGGTTCTCGTCTACCTGAAGCCATTCGTAACTTTACTTTACAACTCAAACTGGTCTTAGAAATTGTCAAAGTCATGGGGGTCGAGAATATCCAATTTAGGGCCGCCTTAGTGCCAAAAATAATGACAGAATTGCCCGAAATTGCCACTTCTGAAGGCTGGGAATATACAGAGGGCAAATTGACCTATAAAACCGATCAAGGGACGGCTGAGGTCTTATTTTATGCAGATGCTTTCAGTGACATTTTACATAATTGTACCCTAATGTTAGGCATGGCGGGATTAGCGGTAGATCAAGGCATTGCTTTAGGCAAACCTGTTATTCAAGTACCTGGAGAAGGACCTCAATTTACCTATCAATTTGCCGAGGCCCAAACCCGACTTATTGGCAGTTGCGCCCAAACTATTGGAACGGGGGCCGCAACTGCCCAAACCTTACGGGAGGCAGCCCAATGTGTGGCCAAAACCGTTGCTGATAAAGATTATTTGGCCGCTTGTGTGGAACAGGGAAAAAATCGTTTTGGCCCTCCAGGGGCCTCTATCAGAATTGCCAATCTTCTGTTAAATTATCTGGGAGTGAATCATGAAGATTTAGCAGTGAGTAGTGATCGGTTAATATGA
- a CDS encoding HepT-like ribonuclease domain-containing protein — protein sequence MAYSTVKILLPQEQIIDFCQHWQIRELSLFGSILRSDFGDDSDVDILVSFATQTNYNIFDILKMQEELEEIFQRKIDLIDKETIEKSPNWLRRQEILGTAKNIFISDNNPDKLTALDINVNDKLNSQKSMSRDLATLLDIARFARNIITISQDITQNDLENDIIKQSAILYQIAILEEAVKRLSPEFRQQHPHVPWKRIAGMRDILTHKYDQINLEIVGDVMNNRIPEFLAMIEPLLPTEEKER from the coding sequence ATGGCTTATTCTACTGTTAAAATTCTTTTACCCCAAGAACAAATAATCGATTTTTGTCAACATTGGCAAATTAGAGAATTATCATTATTCGGGTCTATTTTACGTTCGGATTTTGGGGATGATAGTGATGTTGATATTTTAGTTAGCTTTGCGACTCAAACTAATTATAATATTTTTGATATTCTCAAGATGCAAGAAGAATTAGAGGAAATTTTTCAGAGAAAAATAGATTTGATTGACAAAGAAACTATCGAAAAAAGTCCTAATTGGTTACGTCGTCAAGAAATTTTAGGCACAGCAAAAAATATCTTTATTTCAGATAATAATCCAGACAAATTGACAGCATTAGATATCAATGTTAATGATAAATTAAACTCACAAAAATCTATGTCAAGAGATTTAGCAACTTTATTGGATATTGCTCGTTTTGCTCGTAATATTATAACAATTTCTCAAGATATTACTCAAAATGACTTAGAAAATGATATAATTAAACAGTCAGCTATTTTGTATCAAATAGCTATTTTAGAAGAAGCAGTTAAACGTCTTTCCCCTGAATTTCGTCAACAGCATCCTCATGTTCCTTGGAAAAGGATAGCAGGAATGCGCGATATTTTAACCCATAAATATGATCAAATTAATTTAGAAATTGTTGGGGATGTGATGAACAATAGAATTCCTGAATTTTTGGCAATGATTGAACCGTTATTGCCAACGGAAGAAAAAGAAAGATAA
- a CDS encoding short-chain dehydrogenase, with product MEITQNKWEFATLASYEQFIFQLLEENEFIADPLLDWEDALLDNNFLLRQSP from the coding sequence ATGGAAATAACTCAGAATAAATGGGAATTTGCGACATTAGCAAGCTATGAACAATTCATATTCCAATTACTAGAAGAAAATGAATTCATTGCCGACCCATTACTTGACTGGGAAGATGCCTTATTAGATAATAATTTTTTACTTAGACAATCCCCTTAA
- a CDS encoding bifunctional aldolase/short-chain dehydrogenase, with protein sequence MKSLWNDQEAAKYRGELGLRVYTSRLLGQNPSLVLHGGGNTSVKIRQENLVGETEDILYVKGSGWDLATIEEAGFSGVKIPHLLKLAKLPSLSDSQMVNELKTQMIKSTAPSPSVETILHAILPHKYVDHTHADAVVTITNTAEGRKRIEELYGDKVVIIPYIMPGFDLARLCAQEWTIQAQEKTIGMVLMNHGIFSFGETAQDAYEKMIELVSQAEEYLQKNQAWNISYSSIIPPQKSLTHPIAKLRYEVSQAAGFPVILTFHRQEKYLRFVQREDIQTISQQGPATPDHVIRTKILPLLGQDVQGYVNAYETYFKTHITQAKDPKTMLDPAPRIILDPELGLGAIGRNAKDAAIVADIYEHTIEIIERSTFLGGYQALSAPDLFDVEYWELEQAKLAKGGKPSVFSGEIALVTGAASGIGKACVNALLQRGAAVVGLDINEAITDLYKRPDFYGIPCDITDETAIKNAIETTVQRFGGLDMVILNAGIFPAACPIETLSSEQWRRIMSINLDANLVLMREVHPFLKLAPKGGRIVVIGSKNVPAPGPGVAAYSASKAALNQLTRVAALEWGKDNIRLNSIHPNGVFDTGIWTEEVLEARAKHYGLTVQEYKTNNVLKVEVTSQDVAELAAFMCDSLFAKTTAAQIPLDGGNERVI encoded by the coding sequence ATGAAAAGTTTGTGGAATGACCAAGAAGCGGCTAAATATCGCGGCGAATTAGGATTACGAGTCTATACATCCCGATTATTAGGACAAAATCCGTCTTTAGTGTTACATGGAGGTGGCAATACTTCCGTTAAGATTCGTCAAGAAAACTTAGTTGGTGAAACAGAAGATATTCTCTATGTTAAAGGAAGTGGTTGGGACTTAGCCACCATAGAAGAAGCTGGATTTTCAGGAGTCAAAATACCCCATCTATTAAAATTAGCAAAACTGCCAAGTTTATCTGATTCTCAGATGGTGAATGAACTCAAAACCCAGATGATCAAATCAACTGCCCCATCTCCTTCAGTAGAAACCATACTTCATGCTATTCTACCTCATAAATATGTTGATCATACCCATGCAGATGCAGTAGTTACTATCACCAATACAGCAGAAGGAAGAAAAAGAATTGAAGAACTATATGGGGATAAAGTAGTCATTATTCCCTATATTATGCCAGGCTTTGATTTAGCCCGTTTATGCGCTCAAGAATGGACAATTCAAGCTCAGGAAAAAACCATAGGCATGGTATTAATGAATCATGGCATTTTTTCCTTTGGAGAAACTGCCCAAGACGCTTATGAAAAGATGATTGAATTAGTTAGTCAAGCAGAAGAATATTTACAAAAAAATCAAGCTTGGAATATTTCTTATTCTTCAATTATTCCACCTCAAAAAAGTTTAACTCATCCCATTGCTAAGTTACGTTATGAAGTTTCCCAAGCAGCCGGATTTCCTGTTATTTTAACCTTTCATCGTCAAGAAAAATACTTAAGATTTGTTCAAAGAGAAGATATTCAAACCATTTCTCAACAAGGCCCCGCAACCCCAGATCATGTCATTCGCACTAAAATTTTGCCCTTATTAGGACAGGACGTACAGGGATATGTAAACGCCTATGAAACCTACTTTAAGACCCATATAACTCAAGCTAAAGACCCTAAAACCATGCTTGATCCTGCCCCCAGAATAATTTTAGATCCCGAATTAGGATTAGGAGCGATCGGACGTAATGCTAAAGATGCCGCCATAGTTGCCGATATTTACGAGCATACCATCGAAATTATCGAAAGATCTACATTTTTAGGCGGATATCAAGCCTTATCAGCTCCAGATCTCTTTGATGTGGAATATTGGGAATTAGAACAGGCAAAATTGGCAAAAGGGGGCAAACCGTCCGTTTTTTCGGGAGAAATTGCCTTAGTAACGGGTGCAGCATCCGGTATTGGTAAAGCTTGTGTTAACGCTTTATTGCAACGGGGGGCCGCAGTGGTGGGCCTCGATATTAATGAGGCTATCACCGATTTGTATAAACGCCCTGACTTTTATGGTATTCCCTGCGATATCACCGATGAAACCGCTATTAAAAACGCCATAGAAACCACTGTACAAAGGTTTGGTGGTTTAGATATGGTGATTCTTAATGCGGGTATTTTCCCTGCTGCTTGTCCCATCGAAACCCTTTCTAGTGAGCAATGGCGACGTATTATGAGCATTAATCTGGATGCTAATTTAGTGTTAATGCGAGAGGTTCACCCCTTCCTGAAATTAGCTCCTAAAGGTGGTAGAATCGTCGTTATTGGCTCGAAAAACGTTCCGGCCCCCGGCCCAGGGGTGGCAGCTTATTCTGCCTCCAAAGCAGCCTTAAATCAATTAACTCGTGTAGCCGCCTTAGAATGGGGTAAAGACAATATTCGTCTTAATTCTATTCATCCTAACGGGGTATTTGATACAGGAATTTGGACAGAAGAAGTATTAGAAGCAAGGGCTAAACATTATGGTTTAACAGTGCAAGAATATAAAACTAATAATGTTTTAAAAGTGGAAGTAACCAGTCAAGATGTAGCAGAATTAGCTGCTTTTATGTGTGATAGTTTGTTTGCCAAAACAACAGCAGCCCAAATTCCGTTAGATGGAGGAAATGAAAGGGTTATTTAA
- a CDS encoding DUF3598 family protein, which produces MIENNWKNFLKNLGEWKGSFTVISTQGNIISSTPSIINLEGLEDNKLVRFRVRRFGPGGYDQTPAQDYQQEYRTMGKQLIFFETGTFSKGSLQLAPFSDFGAEFGFIKDDRRLRSVLLFDTQGEFSSITLIREFRSGTDAQERPQLTLDQLLGKWEGIACTASPDFRPLQSCQTSLEVKKIDDTHIQQQLTFENQTITSIARIEDNKLHFEQGEIPRQILLLADGASTNVPLKLKLRQPFFLEVGWLVNTKERQRLIRHYDATGAWTASTHVIEHKVD; this is translated from the coding sequence ATGATTGAAAATAACTGGAAAAATTTTCTCAAAAATCTAGGAGAATGGAAAGGGTCATTTACGGTAATTTCTACTCAAGGAAATATTATTAGTTCTACCCCATCAATTATTAATTTAGAAGGGTTAGAAGATAATAAATTAGTGCGGTTTCGTGTTCGTCGTTTTGGCCCAGGTGGTTATGATCAAACCCCTGCTCAAGACTATCAACAAGAATATCGTACAATGGGAAAACAGCTTATTTTCTTTGAAACCGGAACCTTTTCTAAAGGGTCTTTACAATTAGCTCCTTTTTCTGATTTTGGGGCAGAATTTGGCTTTATAAAAGATGATCGCCGTTTGCGTTCTGTGCTTCTCTTTGATACTCAAGGAGAATTTTCAAGTATTACCCTAATTCGGGAATTTCGCAGTGGAACCGATGCTCAGGAACGTCCCCAGTTAACATTAGATCAATTATTAGGAAAATGGGAAGGAATTGCTTGTACTGCTTCCCCAGACTTTCGACCATTACAGAGTTGTCAAACTTCCTTAGAAGTCAAAAAAATTGACGATACACATATACAACAACAATTAACATTTGAGAATCAAACTATTACGTCCATAGCACGAATTGAAGATAATAAACTGCACTTTGAACAAGGAGAAATTCCTAGACAAATCTTATTATTAGCTGATGGTGCATCTACTAATGTTCCTTTAAAATTAAAATTGAGACAACCTTTTTTTTTAGAAGTAGGTTGGTTAGTTAATACGAAAGAACGTCAGCGTTTAATTCGTCATTATGATGCTACAGGTGCTTGGACTGCTTCCACTCATGTCATTGAACATAAAGTTGATTAA
- a CDS encoding phosphate ABC transporter permease, which translates to MLVPLTREAFEQIIPPIATGPQYAHYWGKLRDVLRKLLISVVALTVFWLIGKLLGPGGQTVKLIFDIIAGLYWLWSPVFWASIRNGTYRRLPYSGFWRGEVLDVFITEELVREEQNVNKWGELVVIENRERRINIEVGDQEGFRATVQAPVKRIYKGIVPGQIAEMLILSKQPDLSRIDKITDVYLPQYNLWVGDYPYLRRDVFKEVRTELGGSPRNTTRRRPPTTKRRKRLD; encoded by the coding sequence ATGCTAGTTCCTCTGACTCGTGAAGCATTTGAACAAATTATCCCACCTATTGCTACAGGGCCTCAATATGCTCATTATTGGGGAAAATTGCGAGATGTTTTAAGAAAACTATTAATTTCTGTTGTCGCTTTAACCGTTTTTTGGCTCATAGGAAAACTGTTAGGGCCAGGAGGACAAACTGTTAAACTAATTTTTGATATTATTGCAGGACTTTATTGGTTATGGTCGCCTGTTTTTTGGGCCAGTATTCGCAATGGAACCTATCGAAGGTTGCCTTATAGTGGATTTTGGCGCGGTGAAGTCCTAGACGTTTTTATCACCGAAGAATTAGTAAGAGAGGAACAAAATGTCAATAAATGGGGAGAATTAGTTGTGATTGAAAATCGAGAGCGACGTATTAATATAGAAGTAGGAGATCAAGAAGGATTTCGAGCAACAGTACAAGCTCCAGTAAAGCGTATTTATAAAGGAATTGTTCCCGGACAAATCGCTGAAATGCTAATATTATCAAAGCAACCTGATCTCAGTCGAATTGATAAAATTACAGATGTTTATTTGCCTCAGTATAACCTTTGGGTCGGAGATTATCCCTATTTACGGCGAGATGTATTTAAAGAGGTTCGTACTGAGTTGGGGGGTAGTCCCAGAAATACCACTCGTCGCCGTCCTCCCACAACTAAAAGACGTAAACGATTAGATTAG